The Antricoccus suffuscus genomic interval ACTCACAGATTCGACAACATCACACATGAACCCCAAACAAGGTCCGCGATCGCGTGGACCGCAGCACCCGAAGGTGAGACCCATGGCTGGAATAGACCGCGAGAAGGCTCTCGAAACCGCGCTCGCTCACATCGACAAGTCGTTCGGCAAAGGCTCAATTATGCGATTGGGCGACGAGACTCGTGCGCCGGCAGAGGTCATCCCGACCGGCTCGCTGGCGCTGGATGCCGCGCTCGGCATTGGCGGACTGCCGCGTGGCCGCGTCGTGGAGATCTACGGCCCGGAGTCCTCGGGGAAGACCACGGTGGCGCTGCACGCGGTCGCCAACGCGCAGGCCGCCGGCGGCATCGCGGCGTTCATCGACGCGGAGCACGCGCTCGACCCGGAATACGCCAAAAACCTCGGGGTCGACACCGACGCGCTGCTCGTAGCGCAGCCGGACACCGGCGAGCAGGCTCTCGAGATCGCCGATGTGCTGATCCGGTCGGGGAGTATTGATGTGTTGGTCATCGACTCGGTCGCCGCACTCGTGCCGCGCGCAGAAATCGAGGGCGACATGGGCGACAGCCACGTCGGCCTGCAGGCCAGATTGATGAGTCAGGCGCTGCGCAAGATCACCGGCGCGCTGAGCACGTCTGGCACGACAGCAATCTTCATCAACCAGTTGCGCGAGAAGATCGGCGTGATGTTCGGGTCGCC includes:
- the recA gene encoding recombinase RecA, with translation MAGIDREKALETALAHIDKSFGKGSIMRLGDETRAPAEVIPTGSLALDAALGIGGLPRGRVVEIYGPESSGKTTVALHAVANAQAAGGIAAFIDAEHALDPEYAKNLGVDTDALLVAQPDTGEQALEIADVLIRSGSIDVLVIDSVAALVPRAEIEGDMGDSHVGLQARLMSQALRKITGALSTSGTTAIFINQLREKIGVMFGSPETTSGGKALKFYASVRIDVRRIETLKDGGEAVANRTRAKIVKNKMAAPFKQAEFDIVYGRGISREGSLIDMGVEHSIIRKSGAWYTYEGDQLGQGKENVRNFLRDNPDLTNEIEKRLKEKLGLVPSLEEDDVAPAPVDF